A segment of the Symmachiella macrocystis genome:
AGCTAAATCTGAATTCGAAAGCTAAATAGACTGTTAAACATCGCCTTCGGAGAAATGTTCTCCGAGGGCGTTTTTTATTGCGCCTTACCCTGCTTGTTACCCTCCTCCCAACGATCACCCGCCAAGCAATCCTCCTCCAAGGCCCCTAGCGTCCTGAATCAGGCGGAAACCGGCTTCGATTGCCGATACCGGGCCTTGATACTCGTCTTGACGTGTGCGGGCCTCAGCAGCAGGCAGAGGGCTGTGATCGCTACGCCCCCGAGGAATGCCCCCGAGGGATGGAGCGGAACAGTCACTGAGCAGAACCAGCAACCTAATAGTGCACCCACCGGCGTGCGGATCGGAACAGCAGTAACGTCACAGCCGCCACGAGCACGAACAGCACCCAGGCCGCCGCACTAGCGTAACCCGCATCCAGGTACTTAAAGCCCCACAGGAAGATGTGTAGCGAAAGCACCCGTGTCGAGCCTTCCGGACCGCCGCTCCCGCCACTGACCACATAGGCCTGCGTGAAGTACTGTACGGCCGCCACCAGCCCCATCACGACGTTAAAAAAGATCACCGGCGTCAAATGCGGGAGCGTCACCGCCATAAATTGCCGCACACGGCCTGCCCCGTCCAATTGGGCCGCCTCGTACAGCTCACGTGGAATATTCCCCAGGGCAGCCAGATAGATGATCATGAAGTTTCCTACCCCCCACAGCGTCATCAAGGCCAGCGCATCCTTCGAGCCGAGACCCGCTGTCCCCGCCCACAACTGAGCCGGGCTAAACGCTTCGGCCGCGTTATTCAGCCAAGTGGGCGCCCATCCGGTCGGCGCAAGCAGACGGTTCACCAGGCCGCGTGTGGGATTCAGCAACCACAACCAAAGGATCGAGGTCGCCACCGTCGGCACTATCGAGGGGATAAAAAACAGCGTGCGATAAACCGCCTGTCCCCTGACCCGCAAATTGAGCGCCACTGCCAATCCCACACCCAATAGCACACTGCCCGGCACCGCCAGCGCCGCGTAATACACCGTGTTCCACAGCGCCTGCCCAAACTCGTCGCCCCGCTCGATCTCGGCTGCCAACCGCCGATAGTTTTCGACACCGATCCATTGCGGTTCGCTCAACAGGTCGTAGCGGCAAAAACTCCAATACAACGACTGCAAGAACGGATATATGGTCAACAACAACAAACCCACCAACCAGGGTGCGACGAACAACAAGCCGGTTCGGGTTTGGCGGGAGGAATTTGTCATGTCGTCGGCGAGTATATCAGAAAAAGGATAAGACTTGAGGGAACCGGCTTATGGTTTGTAGAGTGTCTTTGAAAATCGGATTGTACTGACGCGGCTGAAATTGTCAGTGATTCGACCGATGCCTTATCATGCCGACACCTTGTTGGCACGTCGAACATCCCCGCGACGATGCTCGCGTCCGGCGCTCTATTTTGATCGAACCCAGGAGAATCAACGATGAGACGGATTGTGTCTGCCGGTGTGCTGAGCTTGTTATTTTTCACAGCCGGGATGGTTACCGCGGAAGAGTGGACACAGTTTCGTGGCCCCCATCGCGACAACCGCTCCTCCGAAACCGGACTGCTGACCTCTTGGCCCGAAGAGGGTCCAAAATTGTTGTGGACAACCCGCGGCATCGGCGAAGGATT
Coding sequences within it:
- a CDS encoding carbohydrate ABC transporter permease, with product MTNSSRQTRTGLLFVAPWLVGLLLLTIYPFLQSLYWSFCRYDLLSEPQWIGVENYRRLAAEIERGDEFGQALWNTVYYAALAVPGSVLLGVGLAVALNLRVRGQAVYRTLFFIPSIVPTVATSILWLWLLNPTRGLVNRLLAPTGWAPTWLNNAAEAFSPAQLWAGTAGLGSKDALALMTLWGVGNFMIIYLAALGNIPRELYEAAQLDGAGRVRQFMAVTLPHLTPVIFFNVVMGLVAAVQYFTQAYVVSGGSGGPEGSTRVLSLHIFLWGFKYLDAGYASAAAWVLFVLVAAVTLLLFRSARRWVHY